In Streptomyces sp. NBC_00569, a single genomic region encodes these proteins:
- a CDS encoding inorganic phosphate transporter translates to MEHITLLLGIVIVTALVFDFTNGFHDTANAMATTISTGALKPKTAVAMSAVLNLVGAFLSVEVAKTISGGIINEDGLKTEVIFAALVGAILWNLLTWLVGLPSSSSHALFGGLIGAAVMSMGWSSIDGGTVVTKILLPAVAAPLVAGIAAMLATRLTYRIGSKTDQKATAKGYRAGQIASAGLVSLAHGTNDAQKTMGIITLALITGGVLNPGANPPMWVIVSAGTAIALGTYLGGWRIIRTMGKGLTDLAPQQGFAAQTSAATAILASSHIGFSLSTTQVCSGAVMGSGLGRKGGVVRWSTATRMFIAWGLTLPAAGLVGAGAEFLTKQGSWGVAVTALLLIAGAGTIWALSRRNSIDHTNVTDDDIDGADVPDEPAGVVTTAIAAVTPPPTGTVAGLDTDVKTTIPASPAPPSAEPARPATV, encoded by the coding sequence ATGGAACACATCACGCTTCTCCTCGGGATCGTGATCGTCACCGCTCTCGTGTTCGATTTCACGAACGGTTTCCACGACACAGCCAACGCGATGGCCACCACCATCTCGACCGGCGCCCTCAAGCCCAAGACGGCGGTGGCCATGTCCGCCGTGCTGAACCTCGTCGGAGCCTTCCTCTCCGTGGAGGTCGCCAAGACGATCTCCGGCGGCATCATCAACGAGGACGGTCTCAAGACCGAGGTCATCTTCGCGGCGCTGGTGGGCGCCATCCTCTGGAATCTCCTGACCTGGCTGGTGGGGCTCCCCTCCAGCTCCTCCCACGCTCTCTTCGGCGGCCTCATCGGTGCCGCCGTGATGTCGATGGGCTGGTCGTCGATCGACGGCGGCACCGTCGTCACCAAGATCCTCCTCCCGGCCGTCGCCGCGCCGCTCGTGGCGGGCATCGCCGCGATGCTGGCCACCCGGCTCACGTACCGGATAGGCAGCAAGACCGACCAGAAGGCGACCGCCAAGGGCTACCGCGCCGGGCAGATCGCCTCCGCGGGCCTGGTCTCGCTGGCGCACGGCACGAACGACGCGCAGAAGACGATGGGCATCATCACGCTCGCCCTGATCACGGGCGGCGTCCTGAACCCCGGTGCGAACCCCCCGATGTGGGTCATCGTCTCGGCCGGTACGGCCATCGCGCTCGGCACCTACCTCGGCGGCTGGCGCATCATCCGCACCATGGGCAAGGGCCTCACGGACCTCGCGCCGCAGCAGGGCTTCGCCGCCCAGACCAGCGCCGCGACCGCGATCCTCGCCTCCTCGCACATCGGCTTCTCGCTCTCCACGACGCAGGTCTGCTCCGGCGCCGTGATGGGCTCGGGCCTCGGCCGCAAGGGCGGCGTCGTCCGCTGGTCGACCGCGACCCGCATGTTCATCGCCTGGGGCCTGACCCTGCCGGCCGCCGGTCTGGTCGGTGCGGGCGCCGAGTTCCTCACCAAGCAGGGCTCGTGGGGCGTCGCCGTCACCGCGCTGCTCCTGATCGCCGGCGCGGGCACCATCTGGGCGCTGTCGCGGCGCAACTCGATCGACCACACGAACGTCACGGACGACGACATCGACGGCGCCGACGTCCCGGACGAGCCCGCAGGCGTCGTGACCACCGCGATCGCGGCCGTCACCCCGCCGCCCACCGGCACGGTCGCCGGCCTGGACACCGACGTGAAGACCACCATTCCCGCCTCGCCCGCCCCGCCCTCCGCGGAGCCCGCGCGACCGGCCACGGTCTAA
- a CDS encoding lysozyme → MARGNKPSRRRAHIATATSLAALTFGGTALAQTPASAAGGTKGHDVSSHQKNVDWRKARSKGARFVYVKATESTTYRNPYFGQQYDGARSAGIIRGAYHFALPDKSSGRTQASYFVRNGGAWQADGWTLPPALDIEYNPYSSKKCYGLSKAKTVSWIRSFSDEVRRRTGRRPVIYTNYHWWKTCTGNSAAFAGNHALWLARYDESAGALPSGWSYWTFWQYDHSGGLPGDQNLFNGSRAQLRRFARG, encoded by the coding sequence ATGGCTCGTGGTAACAAACCGTCCCGTCGCCGTGCGCACATCGCGACCGCGACATCACTGGCCGCCCTGACGTTCGGGGGGACCGCTCTCGCCCAGACTCCTGCGTCCGCGGCGGGCGGCACCAAGGGACACGACGTCTCGTCGCACCAGAAGAACGTCGACTGGCGGAAGGCCAGGAGCAAGGGCGCACGGTTCGTCTACGTCAAGGCGACCGAGTCCACCACCTACCGCAATCCCTATTTCGGCCAGCAGTACGACGGAGCGCGGAGCGCGGGCATCATCCGCGGCGCGTACCACTTCGCGCTCCCGGACAAGTCGTCCGGCCGGACGCAGGCCTCGTACTTCGTACGCAACGGGGGTGCGTGGCAGGCGGACGGCTGGACGCTGCCGCCGGCGCTCGACATCGAGTACAACCCGTACAGCTCGAAGAAGTGCTACGGCCTGAGCAAGGCGAAGACGGTCTCCTGGATCAGGTCGTTCAGCGACGAGGTGCGCCGCAGGACGGGCCGCCGGCCGGTGATCTACACCAATTACCACTGGTGGAAGACGTGCACGGGCAACAGCGCGGCCTTCGCGGGCAACCATGCGCTGTGGCTCGCCCGCTACGACGAGTCCGCCGGGGCGCTGCCCTCGGGCTGGTCGTACTGGACGTTCTGGCAGTACGACCACAGCGGCGGACTGCCGGGTGACCAGAATCTCTTCAACGGTTCGCGGGCCCAGTTGCGAAGGTTCGCCCGCGGCTAG
- a CDS encoding class II aldolase/adducin family protein, producing MAEEPGGAEQGADERARAWSALVATARRTVADGLVVGTSGNVSVRIGDTVLVTPSGVPYDELTPDDLVAVGLDGEQKAGTLTPTSELPMHLAVYRATPARAVVHTHAVHATAVSTLVPELPLIHYMAAALGGPVRVAPYATYGTERLAGNVLDALEERTGCLLQNHGTLTYGDTLAAAYDRTAQLEWLCRVWLTASSHPHHTPTLLTRDQVREVEEKLRGYGQRG from the coding sequence ATGGCGGAGGAACCTGGCGGTGCGGAGCAGGGCGCGGACGAGCGGGCGCGGGCGTGGAGCGCGCTCGTGGCGACGGCCCGGCGCACCGTTGCCGACGGCCTCGTCGTCGGGACCTCGGGAAACGTCTCGGTGCGGATCGGCGACACCGTCCTCGTCACGCCCAGCGGGGTCCCCTACGACGAGCTCACCCCCGACGACCTCGTCGCCGTCGGCCTCGACGGCGAGCAGAAGGCCGGGACCCTGACCCCGACCAGCGAACTCCCGATGCATCTCGCGGTCTACCGCGCCACGCCCGCCCGCGCGGTCGTCCACACCCACGCGGTCCACGCCACCGCCGTCTCCACCCTCGTGCCCGAACTCCCACTCATCCACTACATGGCCGCGGCCCTCGGCGGGCCCGTCCGGGTTGCCCCGTATGCGACGTACGGCACCGAGCGGTTGGCCGGGAACGTCCTCGACGCTCTCGAGGAACGGACAGGCTGCCTGCTCCAGAACCACGGCACCCTCACCTACGGCGACACCCTCGCCGCCGCCTACGACCGCACGGCCCAGCTCGAATGGCTGTGCCGCGTCTGGCTCACCGCGAGCTCCCACCCGCACCACACCCCGACGCTCCTCACCCGCGACCAGGTGCGCGAGGTGGAGGAAAAGCTGCGCGGCTACGGGCAGCGGGGCTGA
- a CDS encoding alpha/beta hydrolase gives MRTARATAAAVTAVIGAGAAAVAVGRLASNAALKAPAGRPLPTEPRLTVHATAAGQITLTRDLASLRPGTYGLSGDGFHAVVGPVLESAPHAAHAVVRRLERVTHGSLESGAKAWLTPQVHIGDPKAALGLDHADIDIPGELGALPAWFVPGARDTWVITVHGLGTTREHPMVLMDFLHRQRFPVLDLAYRGDLGAPRSPDGLGHLGETEWRDLDAAIRYAVRYGAQRVIVHGWSTGAAMALHAAAHSALRDRISGLVLDSPVLAWGVTLRALAGARGIPGPLLPLAVRAAQGRTGLHGDRLDTAAHPDTLKVPTLVMHGPDDEIAPWALSRELAARRPDLVTLHTVGNAPHGAMWNADPHTYEETLRRFLTPLM, from the coding sequence GTGCGCACCGCCAGAGCGACGGCCGCTGCCGTCACCGCAGTCATCGGTGCCGGCGCGGCCGCGGTCGCGGTCGGCCGGTTGGCCAGCAATGCCGCCCTCAAGGCGCCCGCGGGCCGGCCGCTCCCCACCGAGCCACGCCTGACCGTCCACGCCACCGCCGCGGGCCAGATCACCCTCACCCGCGACCTGGCCTCCCTGCGCCCGGGCACCTACGGCCTGAGCGGCGACGGGTTCCACGCCGTGGTCGGGCCCGTCCTCGAGTCCGCCCCGCACGCCGCGCACGCCGTCGTGCGACGCCTGGAGCGCGTCACCCACGGCTCACTCGAATCCGGTGCCAAGGCCTGGCTCACGCCCCAGGTCCACATCGGTGACCCCAAGGCGGCGCTCGGCCTCGACCACGCAGACATCGACATCCCCGGCGAACTGGGCGCACTCCCCGCCTGGTTCGTCCCCGGCGCCCGCGACACCTGGGTCATCACCGTCCACGGCCTGGGCACCACCCGCGAGCACCCCATGGTCCTCATGGACTTCCTGCACCGCCAGCGCTTCCCCGTGCTCGACCTCGCCTACCGCGGCGACCTCGGCGCCCCCCGCTCCCCGGACGGCCTCGGCCACCTCGGCGAGACGGAGTGGCGCGACCTGGACGCCGCGATCCGCTACGCCGTGCGCTACGGCGCGCAGCGCGTCATCGTGCACGGCTGGTCGACCGGCGCCGCCATGGCACTGCACGCGGCGGCCCATTCCGCTTTGCGGGACCGCATCTCCGGACTCGTCCTCGACTCACCCGTCCTCGCGTGGGGCGTGACGCTGCGTGCCCTCGCCGGAGCCCGCGGCATCCCCGGCCCCCTGCTGCCGCTCGCGGTCCGCGCCGCCCAGGGCCGCACCGGGCTGCACGGCGACCGCCTGGACACCGCCGCCCACCCGGACACGCTCAAGGTCCCCACGCTCGTCATGCACGGCCCCGACGACGAGATCGCCCCCTGGGCCCTGTCCCGCGAACTGGCCGCCCGGCGACCCGATTTGGTCACCCTCCACACTGTCGGCAACGCCCCGCACGGAGCCATGTGGAACGCGGACCCACACACGTACGAGGAGACGCTGCGCCGCTTCCTCACCCCCCTCATGTAG
- a CDS encoding VOC family protein: MSGTKGRASFYPSLLYADAKAAIEQLTSAFGFTAAAVHEGEGGSVMHAELTYGNGAVMLGSKGRGGRFDEAMRGAGPTGIYVVVDDVDAHHRRAVEHGVQILMPPTDQDYGSRDYMAKDAEGNVWSFGTYAPEIPA; this comes from the coding sequence GTGAGCGGTACGAAGGGGCGCGCGAGTTTCTACCCGTCCTTGCTGTACGCCGACGCGAAGGCCGCGATCGAGCAGCTGACCTCGGCGTTCGGCTTCACCGCCGCGGCCGTGCACGAGGGCGAGGGCGGCTCGGTGATGCACGCCGAGCTGACGTACGGGAACGGCGCGGTGATGCTCGGCTCGAAGGGCCGCGGCGGCCGTTTCGACGAGGCCATGCGGGGAGCGGGACCGACCGGGATCTATGTCGTCGTGGACGATGTCGACGCCCATCACCGCCGCGCCGTCGAGCACGGCGTTCAGATCCTGATGCCCCCGACGGACCAGGACTACGGCTCCCGGGACTACATGGCCAAGGACGCCGAGGGCAACGTGTGGAGCTTCGGGACCTACGCGCCGGAGATACCGGCCTGA
- the ypfJ gene encoding KPN_02809 family neutral zinc metallopeptidase produces the protein MQFDDDADLDTSEVQDRRRVPGGRRTVGGGLAGLLALLVGLFFGTNEFGLSSGSGEPDTSVSSAAQVSQDCRTGQDANNKEDCRIVAVVNSVQDYWRQEFRDRGGTYSPAQTVFFTGQVATACGTATSAVGPFYCPGDRKVYLDLGFFDELRTKFGSSGGPFAQAYVVAHEYGHHVQNLMGTLQRSQDGRTGRNSNAVRVELQADCYAGVWAHHATTTPDDKTGKPLITNLTQADIRDGLDAAAAVGDDRIQERFQGRVTPETWTHGSAQQRQQWFYEGYRSGDMARCNTFR, from the coding sequence ATGCAGTTCGACGACGACGCCGACCTGGACACCTCCGAGGTCCAGGACAGGCGCCGGGTCCCCGGCGGCCGGCGGACCGTCGGCGGCGGCCTCGCGGGCCTGCTCGCCCTCCTGGTCGGCCTCTTCTTCGGCACGAACGAATTCGGCCTCTCCTCCGGCAGTGGCGAACCCGACACCAGCGTCTCGTCCGCGGCCCAGGTCAGCCAGGACTGCCGTACGGGGCAGGACGCGAACAACAAGGAGGACTGCCGCATCGTGGCGGTCGTCAACAGCGTCCAGGACTACTGGCGTCAGGAGTTCCGCGACCGCGGGGGCACCTACTCCCCCGCACAGACCGTGTTCTTCACCGGCCAGGTCGCCACCGCGTGCGGCACGGCGACCTCGGCGGTCGGGCCCTTCTACTGCCCGGGTGACCGCAAGGTCTATCTGGACCTGGGCTTCTTCGACGAGCTGCGCACCAAGTTCGGCTCCAGCGGCGGTCCCTTCGCGCAGGCCTACGTGGTGGCGCACGAGTACGGGCACCACGTGCAGAACTTGATGGGGACGCTCCAGCGCTCCCAGGACGGGCGTACGGGCCGGAACAGCAACGCGGTGCGGGTCGAGCTCCAGGCGGACTGCTACGCCGGGGTCTGGGCGCACCACGCGACGACGACGCCCGACGACAAGACGGGCAAGCCCCTGATCACGAACCTCACCCAAGCGGACATCCGGGACGGCCTGGACGCGGCGGCCGCCGTCGGCGACGACCGGATCCAGGAGAGGTTCCAGGGCCGGGTGACGCCGGAGACCTGGACGCACGGCTCGGCCCAGCAGCGGCAGCAGTGGTTCTACGAGGGCTACCGCAGCGGCGACATGGCGCGGTGCAACACGTTCCGGTGA
- a CDS encoding ABC-F family ATP-binding cassette domain-containing protein gives MITASGIELRAGARILIENATFRIAKGDRIGLVGRNGAGKTTLTKCLAGEGTPAGGQIARSGEVGYLPQDPRTGDLDVLARDRILSARGLDTLIQKMRDNEQRIANGTGATRAKALKQYERQETEFLTKGGYAAEAEAATIAAALNLPDRVLGQPLHTLSGGQRRRIELARILFSDADTLLLDEPTNHLDADSIVWLRDYLKSYRGGFIVISHDVDLVETVVNKVFYLDANRSQIDVYNMGWKLYQQQREADEKRRKRERQNAEKKAAALNSQADKMRAKATKTVAAQNMAKRADRLLAGLDAVRVSDKVAKLRFPEPSPCGKTPLMAEGLSKSYGSLEIFTDVDLAIDKGSRVVILGLNGAGKTTLLKLLGGAEKPDTGEIIEGHGLKLGYYAQEHETLDPERTVLENMRSAAPDLDLVEVRKTLGSFLFSGDDVDKPAGVLSGGEKTRLALATLVVSSANVLLLDEPTNNLDPASREEILGALRTYKGAVVLVTHDEGAVDALQPERIILLPDGVEDLWGQDYADLVSLA, from the coding sequence GTGATCACCGCTTCCGGCATCGAGCTGCGCGCCGGCGCCCGCATCCTCATCGAGAACGCCACCTTCCGTATCGCCAAGGGCGACCGCATCGGCCTGGTCGGACGCAACGGCGCGGGCAAGACGACGCTCACCAAGTGCCTCGCCGGTGAGGGCACCCCGGCCGGAGGTCAGATCGCCCGCTCCGGAGAGGTCGGCTACCTGCCGCAGGACCCCCGCACCGGCGACCTCGACGTCCTGGCCCGCGACCGCATCCTGTCCGCGCGCGGCCTCGACACCCTGATCCAGAAGATGCGTGACAACGAGCAGCGCATCGCCAACGGCACGGGCGCCACGCGCGCGAAGGCGCTCAAGCAGTACGAGCGCCAGGAGACGGAGTTCCTCACCAAGGGCGGATACGCCGCCGAGGCCGAGGCCGCCACCATCGCCGCCGCGCTCAACCTGCCCGACCGCGTGCTCGGCCAGCCCCTGCACACGCTCTCCGGCGGACAGCGCCGCCGTATCGAGCTGGCCCGCATCCTCTTCTCCGACGCGGACACCCTGCTCCTCGACGAGCCCACGAACCACCTCGACGCCGACTCCATCGTCTGGCTGCGCGACTACCTGAAGTCGTACCGCGGTGGCTTCATCGTGATCTCCCACGACGTCGACCTCGTCGAGACGGTCGTCAACAAGGTGTTCTACCTGGACGCGAACCGCTCCCAGATCGACGTCTACAACATGGGCTGGAAGCTCTACCAGCAGCAGCGCGAGGCCGACGAGAAGCGCCGCAAGCGCGAGCGCCAGAACGCCGAGAAGAAGGCCGCGGCCCTCAACTCCCAGGCCGACAAGATGCGCGCCAAGGCGACCAAGACCGTCGCCGCGCAGAACATGGCCAAGCGCGCCGACCGGCTGCTCGCCGGGCTCGACGCGGTCCGCGTCTCCGACAAGGTCGCCAAGCTGCGCTTCCCCGAGCCCTCCCCGTGCGGCAAGACGCCGCTGATGGCCGAGGGCCTGTCGAAGTCGTACGGCTCCCTGGAGATCTTCACCGACGTCGACCTGGCCATCGACAAGGGCTCGCGCGTCGTCATCCTCGGCCTCAACGGCGCGGGCAAGACCACCCTGCTCAAGCTGCTCGGCGGGGCCGAGAAGCCGGACACCGGCGAGATCATCGAGGGCCACGGCCTCAAGCTCGGCTACTACGCGCAGGAGCACGAGACCCTCGACCCGGAGCGCACGGTCCTGGAGAACATGCGCTCCGCCGCCCCCGACCTGGACCTGGTCGAGGTGCGCAAGACGCTCGGTTCGTTCCTGTTCTCCGGGGACGACGTCGACAAGCCGGCCGGTGTCCTGTCCGGCGGTGAGAAGACCCGCCTCGCGCTCGCCACGCTCGTCGTGTCGTCCGCGAACGTCCTGCTCCTCGACGAGCCCACGAACAACCTCGACCCGGCCAGCCGCGAGGAGATCCTCGGCGCGCTGCGCACCTACAAGGGCGCCGTCGTCCTCGTCACCCACGACGAGGGCGCCGTGGACGCGCTCCAGCCGGAGCGGATCATCCTGCTGCCCGACGGCGTCGAGGACCTCTGGGGCCAGGACTACGCGGATCTGGTCAGCCTCGCCTGA
- a CDS encoding helix-turn-helix domain-containing protein — MAETLKKGSRVTGAARDKLAADLKKKYDSGASIRALAEETGRSYGFVHRMLSESGVTLRGRGGATRGKKATAAG; from the coding sequence GTGGCCGAGACTCTGAAGAAGGGCAGCCGGGTAACCGGCGCCGCGCGCGACAAGCTCGCGGCAGACCTGAAGAAGAAGTACGACTCCGGTGCGAGCATCCGAGCGCTGGCCGAAGAAACCGGCCGCTCGTATGGGTTCGTGCACCGGATGCTCAGTGAGTCGGGAGTCACGCTGCGAGGTCGCGGCGGGGCTACACGCGGCAAGAAGGCGACCGCGGCCGGCTGA
- a CDS encoding enoyl-CoA hydratase/isomerase family protein: MASPDSGSGSLAPVLDKDGVRLTVDGSIATVTLTNPDKRNAQSPALWRALADAGKSLPGSVRVVVLRAEGLSFSAGLDRQAFTPEGFDGEPSFIDLARGSDDVLDDTIAEYQEAFTWWRRSDIITVAAVQGHAIGAGFQLALACDLRIAAEDVQFSMRETSLGLVPDLTGTHPLVSLVGYARALEICVTGRYVHADEAGRIGLANLVVPADQLDAAARDLAGALIAAPRDAVIETKALLQGVSGRSYEEQRTAERAAQGRRLRDLAGLGD, from the coding sequence ATGGCTTCGCCCGACAGCGGATCCGGCTCGCTCGCGCCGGTACTCGACAAGGACGGGGTCCGCCTCACCGTCGACGGCTCCATCGCCACGGTGACGCTGACCAACCCGGACAAGCGCAACGCCCAAAGTCCTGCTCTGTGGCGGGCGTTGGCCGACGCCGGGAAGTCCCTGCCGGGCAGCGTGCGCGTCGTCGTACTGCGCGCGGAGGGACTCTCGTTCTCCGCGGGCCTCGACCGTCAGGCGTTCACGCCCGAGGGTTTCGACGGCGAGCCGTCCTTCATCGACCTGGCGCGCGGCTCCGACGACGTGCTCGACGACACCATCGCCGAGTACCAGGAGGCGTTCACCTGGTGGCGGCGCAGCGACATCATCACCGTCGCCGCGGTGCAGGGACACGCGATCGGCGCGGGCTTCCAGCTCGCCCTCGCCTGCGATCTGCGGATCGCCGCCGAGGACGTGCAGTTCTCCATGCGCGAGACCAGCCTCGGTCTGGTGCCCGACCTCACCGGCACGCATCCGCTCGTCTCCCTCGTGGGATACGCGCGCGCCCTGGAGATCTGCGTCACCGGCCGCTACGTCCACGCCGACGAGGCCGGCCGCATCGGCCTGGCCAACCTCGTGGTGCCCGCCGACCAGCTCGACGCCGCCGCGCGTGACCTCGCCGGAGCGCTCATCGCCGCGCCCCGCGACGCCGTCATCGAGACCAAGGCCCTGCTCCAGGGCGTCTCCGGACGCTCGTACGAGGAGCAGCGCACCGCCGAGCGCGCCGCTCAGGGACGCCGGCTCCGGGACCTGGCGGGCCTCGGCGACTGA
- a CDS encoding nucleopolyhedrovirus P10 family protein: MSADQWTQAVRHQLGLGRLVPLGGPRDGCWLAESAARSALRRTAQSVPGVRLESLRIELADPDGSYESAVPAPPSALPPGPLRIVAECAAAPDEPLPTAASRLRAALNDAASDGLGLVVDQVDLLVTALLDGTQAQPASVDAEADVADSRQARGDSDEERAGQAALSVPGVTRLTGSLGGLGRAVHIGERPEDAAAALPRRHVRIELAVSGGRRVLDVARDVRTAVTEALADHPSVAVLVTAVH; the protein is encoded by the coding sequence ATGAGCGCTGACCAATGGACGCAGGCAGTACGGCACCAGCTCGGGCTCGGCAGGCTGGTACCGCTCGGAGGGCCGCGGGACGGGTGCTGGCTGGCCGAATCGGCGGCGCGGTCGGCGTTGCGCCGGACAGCCCAATCGGTGCCGGGAGTCCGGCTGGAGAGCCTGCGGATCGAGCTCGCCGACCCCGACGGCTCCTACGAGTCCGCGGTGCCCGCGCCACCGAGTGCCCTGCCGCCGGGGCCGCTGAGAATCGTCGCGGAGTGCGCCGCGGCGCCGGACGAACCGCTGCCCACGGCCGCGTCCCGGCTGCGCGCGGCACTGAACGACGCGGCGTCCGACGGGCTCGGACTCGTGGTGGACCAGGTGGATCTGCTGGTGACGGCGCTGCTCGACGGTACGCAGGCCCAGCCCGCCTCGGTGGACGCGGAGGCCGACGTCGCGGACAGCCGGCAGGCAAGGGGTGACAGCGACGAGGAACGGGCCGGGCAGGCCGCGCTCTCCGTGCCGGGGGTGACGCGGCTGACCGGTTCGCTGGGCGGCCTGGGGCGTGCGGTGCACATCGGGGAGCGTCCCGAGGACGCGGCGGCCGCCCTGCCGCGCCGGCATGTGCGGATCGAACTGGCCGTGTCGGGCGGGCGGCGGGTGCTCGATGTGGCGCGGGACGTGCGGACGGCGGTCACCGAGGCCCTGGCGGATCATCCGTCAGTGGCCGTTCTGGTGACCGCCGTGCACTGA
- a CDS encoding Asp23/Gls24 family envelope stress response protein, with amino-acid sequence MSDTAEKPGEATGGRTSVTKRGGGSAATRGRTTIADGVVEKIAGLAARDVMGVHAMGSGLSRTFGAVRDRVPGGGKSVSRGVKAEVGEVQTALDLEIVVEYGVSIADVARDVRENVVAAVERMTGLEVVEVNIAVSDVKLPDEEDEEPESRLQ; translated from the coding sequence ATGAGCGACACCGCAGAGAAGCCGGGCGAAGCGACCGGGGGCAGGACCAGTGTGACCAAGCGGGGCGGCGGGTCCGCCGCGACGCGAGGACGCACCACCATCGCCGACGGTGTGGTCGAGAAGATCGCCGGCCTCGCCGCGCGGGACGTCATGGGCGTGCACGCGATGGGCAGCGGTCTGTCCCGCACCTTCGGAGCCGTACGCGACCGGGTGCCCGGCGGCGGCAAATCCGTGTCGCGAGGGGTGAAGGCGGAGGTCGGAGAGGTACAGACGGCGCTGGACCTGGAAATCGTCGTGGAGTACGGGGTGTCGATCGCCGACGTAGCCCGCGACGTGCGCGAGAACGTGGTCGCGGCCGTCGAGCGCATGACCGGCCTCGAGGTCGTCGAGGTCAACATCGCGGTGAGCGACGTGAAGCTGCCCGACGAAGAGGACGAGGAGCCGGAATCCCGGCTTCAGTGA
- a CDS encoding DUF6286 domain-containing protein, producing MSEPTQPLPVVERGQGELDQFGQSGSAASYKALPTPEGEHGTGHRFWSSRRIPAALVAIVLLGGSGILLYDIAAVRAGHTAMHWRRALARELAERPLDNVWVLVGAGVAAALGLWLIVLAVTPGLRAVLPMRRAHTDVRAGLHRDAAAMVLRDRAMEVAGVQSVRVRMKRSKAQVRAVSHFRRLDDVRADLDAVIGETVKGLGLTATPGLSVHVARPGKKG from the coding sequence ATGAGCGAGCCCACACAGCCCCTGCCCGTCGTCGAACGCGGGCAGGGCGAGCTCGACCAGTTCGGCCAGTCGGGGTCCGCGGCCTCCTACAAGGCGCTGCCCACGCCGGAGGGCGAGCACGGCACCGGCCACCGCTTCTGGTCGTCGCGCCGGATCCCCGCCGCACTGGTGGCCATCGTGCTCCTCGGCGGCTCCGGGATTCTGCTCTACGACATCGCCGCCGTGCGCGCGGGCCACACCGCGATGCACTGGCGGCGCGCCCTCGCCCGCGAACTCGCCGAGCGGCCCCTGGACAACGTCTGGGTGCTGGTCGGCGCCGGGGTGGCCGCCGCGCTCGGGCTGTGGCTGATCGTGCTGGCCGTGACGCCCGGCCTCCGCGCCGTCCTGCCGATGCGCCGTGCCCACACCGACGTACGGGCCGGACTGCACCGCGACGCGGCCGCCATGGTCCTGCGGGACCGGGCCATGGAGGTGGCGGGCGTGCAGTCCGTACGCGTACGGATGAAGCGCTCCAAGGCCCAGGTGCGGGCCGTCTCGCACTTCCGTCGACTCGACGACGTACGCGCCGATCTGGATGCCGTGATCGGCGAGACCGTCAAGGGACTCGGGCTCACCGCCACGCCTGGCCTGTCCGTACACGTGGCGCGGCCCGGAAAGAAGGGATGA
- the amaP gene encoding alkaline shock response membrane anchor protein AmaP: MSPVLRTVNRVVVGLVGLILVVVGGSVLAVGLGVSPPSWWIYDGRHDVLLSRADRYRWRGEGWWWPAVIAVLAVCVLLALWWLVAQLRRRRLAEVLVDTGDGEGALLRGRALEGVLVSEAESLDGVESARVRLTGRRSAPHVRMGLLLEPHAEPGAALQRISEEALGHARDSAGLAALPAEVRLRAVKHRAERVS; this comes from the coding sequence ATGAGCCCCGTGCTCAGGACCGTGAACCGGGTCGTCGTCGGCCTCGTCGGGCTGATCCTCGTCGTGGTCGGAGGGTCCGTACTCGCCGTCGGACTCGGTGTGTCCCCGCCGTCCTGGTGGATCTACGACGGGCGGCACGACGTGCTGCTGAGCAGGGCGGACCGCTACCGGTGGCGCGGCGAGGGCTGGTGGTGGCCGGCCGTCATCGCGGTGCTCGCCGTCTGTGTGCTGCTCGCGCTGTGGTGGCTGGTCGCCCAGCTGCGCCGGCGCCGGCTCGCCGAGGTCCTCGTCGACACCGGGGACGGCGAGGGCGCGCTGCTGCGCGGCCGGGCGCTCGAAGGGGTCCTCGTCAGCGAGGCGGAGTCGCTCGACGGCGTGGAGAGCGCGCGGGTCCGCTTGACCGGGCGGCGCTCCGCACCCCACGTACGCATGGGCCTGCTCCTCGAACCGCACGCGGAGCCCGGGGCCGCGCTTCAGCGGATCAGTGAGGAGGCCCTGGGCCACGCGCGGGACTCCGCCGGGCTCGCCGCCCTGCCGGCCGAGGTACGGCTCCGCGCGGTGAAGCACCGCGCGGAGCGTGTGAGTTGA